A genomic stretch from Helianthus annuus cultivar XRQ/B chromosome 1, HanXRQr2.0-SUNRISE, whole genome shotgun sequence includes:
- the LOC110901380 gene encoding uncharacterized protein LOC110901380 translates to MLDGLAISNLFTGVVGSGDSILFWLDPWLFEVPLKFKFPALFHLEVVKSCSVRDRLEGEGLWLWKNDPVSATERFEWDILSAALRAVSLSNRPDKWEWVGNVSEVFSVATVKKSIDSINDYSNHYVFDWCKWVPLKCNILVWRAEMDRIPTVDALVRRGVMLDDDMCNCCGSGSDSVEHIFTACPLALGLWERITLSCRVRNFFVFSIRDLLAIHEHEHRRASEKEALKGIIIVSCWFLWKARNDLRFSGKRSGVEDIFSEVRSASYFWYKHRAKKGSCVWGGLV, encoded by the coding sequence ATGTTGGATGGTTTAGCGATTAGTAACCTTTTTACAGGAGTGGTGGGCAGTGGGGATAGCATTCTGTTTTGGTTGGATCCTTGGTTATTTGAAGTTCCTTTGAAATTCAAGTTTCCAGCCCTCTTTCATCTTGAGGTTGTAAAGTCATGTAGTGTTCGTGATAGACTTGAAGGGGAAGGTTTATGGCTGTGGAAAAATGACCCGGTGTCCGCAACCGAAAGATTTGAATGGGATATCCTTTCTGCAGCCCTTCGTGCTGTTAGTCTGTCTAACAGGCCGGATAAGTGGGAGTGGGTCGGTAATGTTTCGGAAGTTTTCTCAGTTGCGACTGTTAAGAAGTCCATCGATTCGATAAATGATTACAGTAATCACTATGTTTTTGATTGGTGTAAATGGGTCCCTCTCAAATGTAACATCCTAGTGTGGCGTGCGGAGATGGATAGGATTCCGACAGTGGATGCTTTGGTTAGGAGGGGTGTGATGCTCGATGATGATATGTGTAACTGTTGTGGTTCCGGCTCGGATTCGGTTGAGCACATTTTCACGGCTTGTCCGCTGGCTTTAGGGTTATGGGAAAGGATTACCCTGTCGTGTCGGGTTAGGAATTTCTTTGTTTTTTCTATCCGAGATTTGCTTGCCATTCACGAACATGAGCATAGGAGGGCGTCGGAGAAAGAGGCGTTAAAAGGTATCATTATCGTTTCCTGTTGGTTTTTATGGAAGGCAAGAAATGATCTTAGATTCAGTGGGAAGAGAAGCGGAGTTGAAGATATTTTTAGTGAAGTTAGATCGGCTAGTTATTTTTGGTATAAACATAGGGCAAAGAAGGGTTCTTGTGTTTGGGggggattggtgtaa